The Malus domestica chromosome 06, GDT2T_hap1 genome has a segment encoding these proteins:
- the LOC139196781 gene encoding uncharacterized protein: MYWVNERKYDGPYYLANFIYPRWSTFVKTVPRPQSAKEKHFASCQEGCLKDVERCFGIFQSRWAIVMGAARMFDVKLLRSIMMTCIILHNMIVEDEYDYDAVDEYELDSMNNSKTQIYCAHDATEDP, from the coding sequence atgTACTGGGTCAACGAACGTAAGtacgacgggccatactacctagcaaacttcatttacccaaggtggtcaacatttgtcaaaaccgTGCCACGTCCgcaaagtgcaaaggaaaaacactttgcaagctgtcaagaggggtgcctgaaggatgtggagcgttgttttggtatcttCCAATCTCGATGGGCGATTGTCATGGGTGCTGCAAGAATGTTTGATGTAAAGttacttcgatccatcatgatgacgtgcatcattcttcacaacatgattgtggaagatgagtacgattatgatgccgttgatgaatatgagctagACTCAATGAACAATtccaaaacacaaatatattgtgctcatgacgccacCGAAGACCCGTGA